A stretch of Henckelia pumila isolate YLH828 chromosome 4, ASM3356847v2, whole genome shotgun sequence DNA encodes these proteins:
- the LOC140863328 gene encoding bifunctional aspartokinase/homoserine dehydrogenase, chloroplastic-like, whose protein sequence is MAFTSSSSLQNLSSCHFFKPDKLLAPPAKIHPFTLLQRPPLSRTVHFSRLQGKDSYKQNIFASVTSADMLLDEAVEKAQLPKGDTWCIHKFGGTCVGNSERIQNVANIIVKDESERKLVVVSAMSKVTDMMYDLIYKAQARDDSYVIALEAVLEKHKLTAVDLLEGDELANFLARLHEDITNLKAMLRAIHIGMSCMLNVLEVVFGRNDFLYISGFDPLTRVVPSFCLT, encoded by the exons ATGGCattcacttcttcttcttccctaCAAAATCTTTCATCATGCCACTTCTTCAAACCCGACAAATTATTGGCTCCACCAGCCAAGATCCACCCTTTTACTCTCCTCCAACGCCCTCCACTCTCCAG AACAGTTCATTTTTCACGGTTACAAGGGAAAGATTCATATAAGCAAAATATATTTGCATCAGTTACTAGTGCAG ATATGTTACTGGATGAAGCTGTTGAAAAAGCTCAACTTCCGAAGGGTGACACTTGGTGTATTCATAAATTTGGTGGCACCTGCGTGGGAAATTCTGAAAGGATCCAAAATGTTGCTAACATCATTGTTAAGGATGAGTCAGAGAGAAAATTAGTTGTTGTCTCTGCCATGTCAAAGGTGACTGACATGATGTATGATCTCATATACAAGGCACAGGCTCGGGATGATTCCTATGTAATTGCATTAGAAGCTGTTTTAGAAAAGCACAAGTTGACGGCAGTTGATCTACTTGAAGGGGATGAACTGGCTAATTTCTTAGCTCGATTGCATGAGGATATTACTAACCTCAAGGCAATGTTACGTGCAATACACATCGGTATGTCATGCATGTTAAATGTCTTAGAAGTAGTTTTTGGCAGAAATGATTTTCTTTATATCAGTGGTTTTGACCCACTTACAAGAGTGGTGCCGTCATTTTGTTTAACGTAA
- the LOC140863329 gene encoding uncharacterized protein, giving the protein MENEEFTEALHPEKFSREKQSGRDNEMEAEDGGKRAISRIELPGVLGIDPGMVDLGGKVSTEKWQKSDVKQNLSGESMTSPEVKKGENVIEPPQFAKLGWERTMMNGSDWVVTHWERRQVDLIKRYSGRKATNPYECVSASMRETLLRGGTEAVLLQMVI; this is encoded by the coding sequence ATGGAGAATGAGGAGTTCACTGAAGCACTTCATCCGGAAAAATTTTCCCGAGAAAAACAATCCGGTCGGGACAATGAGATGGAAGCAGAAGATGGGGGGAAAAGAGCCATCAGTCGAATCGAATTACCAGGAGTTTTAGGGATTGATCCTGGAATGGTCGATCTCGGTGGTAAGGTCTCCACAGAGAAATGGCAAAAGAGTGATGTAAAGCAAAATTTATCTGGAGAATCCATGACCTCGCCGGAAGTGAAGAAGGGGGAAAATGTCATCGAACCACCTCAATTCGCGAAGCTTGGTTGGGAGAGAACAATGATGAACGGGAGTGACTGGGTAGTCACGCATTGGGAACGACGCCAGGTTGACTTAATCAAAAGGTACAGTGGTCGAAAAGCAACGAATCCATACGAATGTGTTTCTGCGTCGATGAGGGAGACGCTGTTGAGAGGCGGTACCGAGGCGGTTCTTCTGCAAATGGTGATTTAG